In Paenibacillus sp. G2S3, a single window of DNA contains:
- a CDS encoding DapH/DapD/GlmU-related protein, giving the protein MTMRERIASGKLFTDYCEGLPEDRLQAKRRMHAFNITAPDNLETRTQLIQEIFGKETKVWIEPPFYFCYGTNIEIGDGTYINFNCNFVDDTKIIIGKNVMFGPSVTIATVGHPIHPDYRGYMYADPVKIENNCWIGANVTICPGVTIGENTVIGAGSVVTKDIPANSIAVGNPCRVMRTINEHDQKYYYKDKEITTEDLDEEARLR; this is encoded by the coding sequence ATGACGATGAGAGAACGTATTGCCTCCGGTAAACTATTTACTGATTACTGTGAAGGACTGCCTGAAGACAGACTACAGGCGAAAAGAAGAATGCATGCCTTTAATATAACAGCGCCAGATAATCTAGAAACACGTACACAACTCATTCAAGAGATATTTGGTAAAGAAACGAAGGTGTGGATTGAGCCGCCCTTTTATTTTTGCTATGGTACGAACATTGAGATTGGAGACGGAACGTACATTAATTTTAATTGTAATTTTGTTGACGACACTAAAATTATTATCGGAAAAAATGTTATGTTCGGTCCATCTGTAACAATTGCTACAGTAGGACATCCAATCCATCCAGATTACAGAGGATATATGTATGCTGATCCGGTGAAAATTGAGAACAATTGTTGGATCGGGGCGAATGTTACAATTTGTCCAGGGGTCACAATTGGAGAAAATACCGTTATTGGTGCCGGCAGTGTTGTAACAAAAGATATTCCGGCTAACTCTATTGCTGTTGGTAATCCATGCAGGGTGATGCGCACCATTAATGAACACGACCAAAAATACTATTACAAAGACAAAGAGATCACTACGGAAGATCTGGATGAAGAAGCACGCTTGCGATGA